In Sphingobium amiense, a genomic segment contains:
- a CDS encoding CHAP domain-containing protein, whose amino-acid sequence MSVGFRAFFAAVLVALSTLASVPAVAGTLQCAPFARQQSGIDLHGNANSWWGQAEGRYDRGHEPQVGAVLSFASSRSMPVGHVAMVSKVVNAREVLLTHANWSYRGGIERNVRAVDVSPNNDWTDVRVWYGPTGDLGLRSNRANGFIYAHAPKAAPVLIAAADTSGPALRAAF is encoded by the coding sequence ATGTCAGTCGGTTTTCGCGCGTTTTTCGCGGCGGTCCTTGTTGCGCTCTCGACATTGGCATCCGTTCCCGCCGTCGCCGGCACGCTCCAGTGCGCGCCCTTCGCCCGCCAGCAGTCGGGCATCGACCTGCATGGTAATGCGAATAGCTGGTGGGGTCAGGCCGAAGGGCGTTACGACCGGGGTCATGAGCCGCAGGTCGGCGCGGTGCTTTCCTTCGCTTCCAGCCGCTCCATGCCGGTCGGCCATGTCGCCATGGTGAGCAAGGTCGTCAATGCGCGCGAAGTGCTGCTGACCCACGCCAACTGGTCCTATCGCGGCGGTATCGAGCGCAATGTCCGCGCCGTCGACGTGTCGCCGAACAATGACTGGACCGATGTGCGGGTGTGGTATGGCCCGACCGGTGACCTTGGCCTGCGGTCCAACCGCGCCAACGGCTTCATTTACGCCCATGCGCCCAAGGCCGCGCCGGTGCTGATCGCCGCCGCCGACACCAGCGGTCCTGCGCTTCGCGCTGCTTTCTGA
- a CDS encoding HU family DNA-binding protein, with protein sequence MNNSDLAEAVASAHDLSKADARKLVDAVIGAIADAAAKGDEVSLSGFGKFKVKDSPARQGRNPSTGATIEIAASKKLTFTPAKAVKDRLNG encoded by the coding sequence ATGAACAACAGCGATCTCGCCGAAGCCGTCGCCTCCGCGCATGACCTCAGCAAGGCCGACGCGCGCAAGCTGGTCGATGCCGTGATCGGCGCCATCGCCGACGCAGCCGCCAAGGGCGACGAAGTGTCGCTCAGCGGGTTCGGCAAGTTCAAGGTGAAGGACAGCCCCGCACGTCAGGGCCGCAATCCTTCGACCGGCGCGACCATCGAGATCGCCGCGTCCAAGAAGCTGACCTTCACGCCCGCCAAGGCGGTCAAGGATCGGCTGAACGGCTGA
- a CDS encoding DUF3297 family protein, whose translation MSDTPPDHLSTNPKSPHFDMDVLQRGIGIRFKGRERKDVEEYCISEGWIRVAAGKTRDRHGNPLTIKLTGEVEAWYENPAEGSEDKPADAE comes from the coding sequence ATGAGCGACACGCCCCCCGACCATCTTTCGACCAACCCCAAAAGCCCCCATTTCGATATGGATGTGCTTCAGCGCGGCATCGGCATCCGCTTCAAGGGGCGGGAGCGCAAGGATGTGGAGGAATATTGCATTTCGGAAGGCTGGATTCGCGTCGCCGCGGGCAAGACCCGCGACCGCCACGGCAATCCGCTGACGATCAAGCTGACCGGCGAGGTCGAGGCCTGGTATGAAAACCCGGCAGAGGGCAGCGAAGACAAGCCCGCCGACGCGGAGTGA
- a CDS encoding peptidylprolyl isomerase, which produces MILRLLPFLLGLLPVAALALPANRPTPGYTRVAIETSVGTITVAVDNRRAPRTSANFLTYVDDGRFDGVTFYRAARRKSDPHYGLIQGGIDTDARRSLPPIPHEPTSRTGIRHLDATLSMARPNRPDSAMGNFFITIGATPNMDARGSYIGYAAFGHVVGGMDVVRRILAVPTCCGSGPMRGQMIVRPVRILRARRLDGTPHPSPGVKPWLIGLHKKTAK; this is translated from the coding sequence ATGATCCTTCGCCTGCTGCCTTTTCTTTTGGGCCTGCTGCCGGTGGCGGCGCTGGCCCTGCCCGCCAACCGCCCGACGCCCGGATATACCCGCGTCGCCATCGAAACATCGGTCGGCACCATCACCGTCGCGGTCGACAACAGGCGCGCGCCGCGGACGTCCGCCAACTTCCTGACCTATGTCGACGATGGCCGGTTCGACGGCGTGACCTTCTATCGCGCGGCGCGGCGCAAGAGCGATCCGCATTACGGCCTGATCCAGGGCGGCATCGACACCGATGCGCGCCGGTCGCTGCCGCCCATTCCGCACGAGCCGACCAGCCGGACGGGCATCCGCCACCTCGACGCCACGCTGTCGATGGCGCGGCCCAACCGGCCCGATTCGGCGATGGGCAATTTCTTCATCACGATCGGCGCGACACCCAATATGGACGCGCGGGGCAGCTATATCGGCTATGCCGCCTTCGGCCATGTAGTCGGCGGGATGGACGTGGTGCGCCGGATATTGGCGGTGCCCACCTGCTGCGGATCGGGACCGATGCGGGGGCAGATGATCGTCAGGCCCGTCCGCATCCTCCGCGCGCGGCGTCTGGACGGGACGCCGCACCCTTCGCCGGGGGTGAAGCCCTGGCTGATCGGCCTCCATAAGAAGACAGCGAAGTAG
- a CDS encoding DUF2061 domain-containing protein yields the protein MPLDLVKTLTYLAIHLTVGFSVAYVLTGSVAVAGGIALVEPVINAVAFFFHEQAWKRFLNRPAGRTRRERRHEPAFA from the coding sequence ATGCCCCTCGATCTCGTCAAGACGCTGACCTACCTCGCCATCCACCTGACCGTCGGCTTTTCGGTCGCCTATGTGCTGACCGGATCGGTCGCCGTCGCGGGCGGCATTGCGCTGGTCGAACCTGTCATCAACGCCGTCGCCTTCTTCTTCCACGAACAGGCGTGGAAACGCTTCCTCAACCGCCCGGCGGGCCGCACCCGGCGCGAGCGGCGGCACGAACCGGCCTTCGCGTAA
- a CDS encoding CHAP domain-containing protein yields MMGKLRTMAAGVLLSGFMTVPAFAAALQCVPYARAVSGVAIRGDALTWWDQADGLYKRGHTPRKGAVLAFKPYGPMALGHVAVVSRVLDERRVLIRHANWSAPGAIEEDVLALDVSDEGDWSAVRVWHSPTGQMGARTNPTFGFIYPAKPKLHDFTPDPALGDYVRMAKADDAAWKVTPAVMRDEQATKPKRKVAPRLNTDMSVMTFAEAAPVQRTLSVIIAEVKREAAREMKRGAS; encoded by the coding sequence ATGATGGGGAAATTGCGCACGATGGCGGCGGGGGTGCTGCTGTCGGGCTTCATGACGGTGCCGGCGTTCGCCGCCGCGCTCCAGTGCGTGCCTTACGCGCGCGCGGTGTCGGGCGTCGCGATACGCGGCGACGCGCTGACATGGTGGGATCAGGCGGACGGCCTCTACAAACGTGGGCACACGCCCCGTAAGGGCGCGGTGCTGGCGTTCAAGCCCTATGGGCCGATGGCGCTGGGCCATGTCGCGGTGGTGAGCCGGGTGCTGGACGAGCGCCGCGTGCTGATCCGCCATGCGAACTGGTCCGCGCCCGGCGCGATCGAGGAGGATGTGCTGGCGCTCGACGTGTCGGACGAGGGCGACTGGAGCGCGGTGCGCGTGTGGCACAGCCCGACCGGGCAGATGGGCGCGCGGACCAACCCGACCTTCGGCTTCATCTATCCGGCCAAGCCGAAGCTGCACGACTTCACGCCCGATCCGGCGCTGGGCGATTATGTGCGGATGGCGAAGGCCGACGACGCCGCGTGGAAGGTCACGCCCGCCGTGATGCGCGACGAGCAGGCGACAAAACCGAAACGAAAGGTCGCGCCGAGGCTGAATACCGACATGTCGGTCATGACCTTCGCCGAAGCAGCGCCAGTGCAGCGCACGCTGTCCGTCATCATCGCGGAAGTGAAGCGCGAGGCGGCGCGGGAAATGAAAAGGGGCGCTTCGTAG
- a CDS encoding peroxiredoxin — MPIKRLSLTLAAAALLAAPNAMAALAVGAKAPDFTTRGAQAGKTFTLTLSHQLKRGPVVLYFFPKAFTPGCSAEAREFAENIDKFKAAGATVIGMSADPVDDLVAFSTKECAGKFAVASAGPNIVSGYDVALKMRPGMTDRTSYVIAPSGRIAFVLSEMSYAGHVKSTLAAVEAMKSR; from the coding sequence ATGCCGATCAAGCGCCTGTCCCTCACCCTTGCCGCCGCCGCCCTGCTCGCCGCGCCCAACGCCATGGCGGCGCTGGCGGTGGGAGCGAAAGCGCCCGACTTCACCACGCGCGGCGCGCAGGCGGGCAAGACCTTCACCCTCACCCTCTCGCACCAGTTGAAGCGCGGGCCGGTCGTCCTCTATTTCTTCCCCAAGGCCTTCACCCCCGGCTGCTCCGCCGAAGCGCGCGAGTTCGCCGAGAATATCGACAAGTTCAAGGCAGCGGGCGCGACCGTCATCGGCATGTCGGCCGATCCGGTCGACGATCTCGTCGCCTTTTCGACCAAGGAATGCGCGGGCAAGTTCGCCGTCGCCTCCGCCGGTCCCAACATCGTCTCCGGCTATGACGTCGCGCTCAAGATGCGGCCGGGCATGACCGACCGCACCTCCTACGTCATCGCGCCTTCGGGCCGCATCGCCTTCGTCCTCAGCGAGATGAGCTATGCCGGCCATGTGAAGAGCACGCTCGCCGCGGTCGAGGCGATGAAGAGCAGATAA
- a CDS encoding PspC domain-containing protein: protein MNNSFTLDRRQGKIMGVCAGLANRTHIDVTLIRIAVVLLTLCALGPVGVVAYLLAGWLAEG from the coding sequence ATGAACAACAGTTTCACCCTCGACCGCCGCCAGGGCAAGATCATGGGCGTGTGCGCCGGGCTTGCCAACCGCACCCATATCGACGTGACGCTGATCCGCATCGCGGTCGTCCTGCTGACGCTCTGCGCGCTGGGTCCGGTCGGGGTTGTGGCCTATCTTCTGGCAGGCTGGCTGGCGGAGGGATGA
- a CDS encoding DUF72 domain-containing protein, whose protein sequence is MAGRIRIGIGGWVYEPWRGSFYPQGLRQKDELAYVGAHLTATEINATYYSSQKPATFAGWAKAVPDGFQFAVKASRYCTNRRLLAEAGESVAKFTGQGIAELGDRLGPILWQFMPTKRFDPDDFEAFLALLPASVAGVPLRHALEVRHESFADPAFITMAKQAGAAIVYADHEAYPAIEGEDVGFSYMRLMRGQADEPTGYAPDAIARWADRARVLAERGDVYGFFISGAKERNPAAAQMLMTHLK, encoded by the coding sequence ATGGCGGGACGGATCAGGATCGGCATTGGCGGATGGGTCTACGAGCCGTGGCGGGGCAGCTTCTATCCGCAGGGGCTGCGCCAGAAGGATGAGCTGGCCTATGTCGGCGCGCATCTGACCGCGACCGAGATCAACGCGACCTATTATAGCAGCCAGAAGCCCGCGACCTTCGCAGGCTGGGCGAAGGCGGTGCCGGACGGCTTCCAGTTCGCGGTCAAGGCATCGCGATACTGCACCAACCGCAGGCTGCTGGCCGAAGCGGGCGAATCGGTCGCGAAGTTCACCGGACAGGGAATAGCGGAGCTGGGCGACCGGCTGGGGCCGATCCTGTGGCAGTTCATGCCGACCAAGCGGTTCGATCCCGATGATTTCGAGGCGTTTCTGGCGTTGCTGCCGGCAAGCGTCGCGGGGGTGCCGCTGCGTCATGCGCTGGAGGTGCGGCATGAGAGTTTCGCCGACCCGGCCTTCATCACCATGGCGAAGCAGGCGGGCGCGGCGATCGTCTATGCCGATCATGAGGCATATCCGGCCATCGAGGGCGAGGATGTCGGTTTTTCCTACATGCGGCTGATGCGGGGGCAGGCCGACGAGCCGACCGGCTACGCGCCCGATGCCATCGCGCGCTGGGCGGATCGGGCGCGGGTGCTGGCGGAACGGGGCGATGTCTACGGCTTTTTCATCAGCGGCGCCAAGGAGCGCAATCCGGCCGCGGCGCAGATGCTGATGACACATTTAAAGTGA
- the recF gene encoding DNA replication/repair protein RecF (All proteins in this family for which functions are known are DNA-binding proteins that assist the filamentation of RecA onto DNA for the initiation of recombination or recombinational repair.), which translates to MIGRLTLSDFRNHADALIVPDAAFVLLTGDNGAGKTNILEAVSLLAPGRGLRGAALSAMARQDGPGGFGIAAEVDGVVLGTGVTPAAPERRQVRIGGVASSANALADHLSIVWLTPAMDRLFLDSPGGRRRFLDRLTLALHPAHAVHSARYEAAMRARNRLIADLRSADPLWLDALEAQMGEHGAALAAARADLVARLNAELARQPDAPFARPLIALGGDGESGEPLGAKLARERRRDAAAGRTLSGPHRDDLAVTHVAKDQSAALCSTGEQKALLLSILLAHAALVAGERGQPPVLLLDEVAAHLDPSRRAALFDRLRASGGQVWMTGTEPGLFSDLKDATRLSVTAGKIFRSAA; encoded by the coding sequence ATGATCGGCCGCCTGACCTTAAGCGATTTTCGCAACCATGCGGATGCGCTGATCGTGCCCGACGCGGCGTTCGTGCTGCTGACCGGCGACAATGGCGCGGGCAAGACCAACATATTGGAAGCGGTGTCGCTGCTGGCGCCGGGGCGGGGACTGCGCGGCGCGGCGCTGTCGGCAATGGCGCGGCAGGACGGGCCGGGCGGGTTCGGGATCGCGGCGGAGGTCGACGGGGTGGTGCTGGGCACCGGCGTCACGCCCGCCGCGCCCGAGCGGCGGCAGGTGCGGATCGGCGGTGTCGCGTCTTCGGCCAATGCGCTGGCGGATCATCTGTCGATCGTGTGGCTGACGCCCGCGATGGACCGGCTGTTCCTCGACAGTCCGGGCGGTCGGCGGCGGTTCCTCGACCGGCTGACGCTGGCGCTGCATCCGGCCCATGCGGTGCATAGTGCGCGCTATGAAGCGGCGATGCGGGCGCGCAACCGGCTGATCGCGGACCTGCGGAGCGCCGATCCCTTGTGGCTCGATGCGCTGGAGGCGCAGATGGGAGAGCATGGCGCGGCGCTGGCGGCGGCGCGCGCGGACCTCGTCGCGCGGCTGAATGCCGAACTGGCGCGTCAGCCCGATGCGCCCTTCGCCCGGCCGCTGATCGCGCTGGGCGGGGACGGGGAGAGCGGTGAGCCGCTGGGGGCGAAGCTGGCGCGGGAGCGACGGCGCGATGCGGCGGCGGGGCGGACGCTGAGCGGTCCGCATCGCGACGATCTGGCCGTCACGCATGTGGCGAAGGACCAGTCCGCCGCGCTCTGTTCGACCGGAGAACAGAAGGCGCTGCTGCTGTCGATCCTGCTGGCGCACGCGGCGCTGGTGGCGGGAGAGCGGGGGCAGCCGCCCGTCCTGCTGCTCGACGAAGTGGCGGCGCATCTCGACCCGTCGCGCCGCGCTGCGCTGTTCGACCGGCTGCGGGCGAGCGGCGGGCAGGTGTGGATGACGGGCACGGAACCCGGCCTTTTTAGCGATTTGAAGGACGCGACGCGGCTGTCGGTAACGGCAGGGAAGATTTTCCGTTCCGCAGCATAA
- a CDS encoding dienelactone hydrolase family protein — translation MTTDRLPDDENWIGSTGLARRHVLTGGAFAAGFAAACRPIASSAVQTPGDGLKEETVSIRASDGFAMPAFVARPASGKPAPVIVVVHEIFGVHEWIRDMCRRFAQAGYYAIAPDLFARHGDATKIADFKQLVGTIVSKAPDAQVLGDIDTTYAWAGSHGGDAKKRGIAGFCWGGRVVWLYAAHSAALKAGVAFYGRLVSEKTALQPLSAIEEVGKLKVPVLGQYGALDKGIPLSDVEAMRAALNKAGKSPPDAITVYEGADHGFMADYRPSYNEAAAKQAWAATLAWFGTYVKR, via the coding sequence ATGACGACCGACCGATTGCCCGATGATGAGAACTGGATCGGCAGCACGGGACTGGCCCGCCGCCATGTGCTGACCGGAGGCGCGTTCGCCGCCGGATTTGCCGCCGCCTGCCGCCCCATCGCCAGCAGCGCGGTGCAGACGCCGGGCGATGGCCTCAAGGAAGAAACGGTGTCGATCCGGGCGAGCGACGGCTTTGCCATGCCTGCCTTCGTCGCGCGTCCGGCATCGGGCAAGCCCGCGCCGGTGATCGTCGTGGTGCACGAGATTTTCGGCGTGCATGAATGGATTCGCGACATGTGCCGCCGCTTCGCGCAGGCGGGCTATTATGCCATCGCGCCCGATCTCTTCGCCCGCCATGGCGACGCGACGAAGATCGCCGATTTCAAGCAGCTTGTCGGCACCATCGTGTCCAAGGCGCCCGACGCGCAGGTGCTGGGCGACATCGACACGACCTATGCGTGGGCGGGGAGCCATGGCGGCGACGCGAAGAAGCGCGGCATCGCCGGATTTTGCTGGGGCGGGCGCGTCGTGTGGCTCTATGCCGCGCACAGCGCCGCGCTGAAAGCCGGGGTCGCCTTCTACGGTAGGCTGGTGAGCGAGAAGACGGCGCTCCAGCCGCTGAGCGCCATCGAGGAAGTGGGCAAGCTGAAAGTCCCGGTGCTCGGCCAATATGGCGCGCTCGACAAGGGGATTCCCCTGTCCGACGTGGAGGCGATGCGGGCGGCGCTCAACAAAGCGGGCAAGTCGCCGCCCGACGCGATCACGGTTTATGAGGGCGCGGACCATGGCTTCATGGCCGATTACCGCCCAAGCTATAACGAAGCGGCGGCGAAACAGGCGTGGGCCGCAACGCTCGCCTGGTTCGGCACCTATGTGAAGCGGTGA
- a CDS encoding gamma-glutamylcyclotransferase family protein has product MAMTLFVYGTLRPAFDGPMARRLKAEAEHLGMARTAGTLIMVADYPGFVPGGAEDVVGDLFALRDAATLDWLDAYEECAAHDPLPHEYRREAVQIVGKDGPAMAWTYVYAFPTDGLERVAGGDFLACARPGGG; this is encoded by the coding sequence ATGGCGATGACGCTTTTCGTCTATGGCACGCTGAGGCCGGCGTTCGACGGGCCGATGGCGCGGCGGTTGAAGGCGGAAGCGGAGCATCTGGGAATGGCCCGGACGGCAGGCACTTTGATCATGGTGGCCGACTATCCCGGCTTCGTGCCGGGCGGCGCGGAGGATGTCGTCGGCGACCTGTTCGCGCTGCGCGACGCCGCCACGCTCGACTGGCTCGATGCTTATGAGGAATGCGCGGCGCATGATCCGTTGCCGCACGAATATCGGCGCGAGGCGGTGCAGATAGTGGGGAAGGACGGTCCGGCGATGGCGTGGACCTATGTCTACGCCTTTCCCACGGACGGGCTGGAGCGGGTCGCTGGCGGCGACTTCCTGGCTTGCGCGCGGCCCGGCGGGGGCTAG